Proteins found in one Triticum aestivum cultivar Chinese Spring chromosome 4D, IWGSC CS RefSeq v2.1, whole genome shotgun sequence genomic segment:
- the LOC123100734 gene encoding uncharacterized protein, translating to MELRSGRRLRRSPPPPPHGAPSRRRLGGGADLISALPDEMLLLVLVRLRCVRTAVQSSLLSRRWRDLWTGLTDLTFRYIDPATIGAVLARLAAASTPVSKLGVHLQTRETAYDANLLLRAAARLSPRELVFTLWSSYMGDLEDMIELPCFNCTTSIKLDTQRFRVRVAAGEFTSLERLSLSGNIDFGALLHRCQVLRELSVTDMDSRQLSLPPTTEFLSLEKLSLNGNIVNLGTMLRQCPRLRVLSATFRGVEPCSIEAALLTLEGAVALGLVVSLLGIHIDRGGYNVDANRFASLLRAAARLSPQDVVVTHEIYGHVTVDLPCFHHATSIMMDLHYNISFTVLPNSEFSALEMLSLSGKCRVLDIGTLVTCCPRLRTLKATVAGNIIVHSALLQELDIDRDIDTGCRGIDIVTPVLKQLQLKVRAGGDIGVSISAPAIEKVWWQRWYTGLPLVFGCWWLERMSIETIERSHVDSWEDSCSQMQQLPRFHVLCLQLYSSNYLDAQLDFAQEMEKLPVTNFSLLELNFESYSHVYGALVLHLLRMRRIRATTKRLKVVLPCWPKGRSQACLGNCFCYKPENWSCQSAFCTRLEEVEIHDFEGRDHEHDFLKLIFRCSPKLKRMTVRLACTFKGCTTKLHNIFLAHPSVNCYGDFR from the exons ATGGAACTGCGATCGGGACGTCGTCTCagacgctcgccgccgccgccgccgcatggaGCTCCGTCCCGGCGTCGTTTAGGCGGAGGAGCCGACCTCATCAGCGCCCTGCCCGACGAGATGCTTCTCCTAGTCCTTGTTCGCCTACGTTGCGTCCGCACCGCCGTGCAAAGCAGCCTCCTCTCACGTCGGTGGCGCGATCTATGGACCGGTCTCACCGATCTCACCTTCCGCTACATCGATCCCGCCACAATCGGAGCGGTGCTGGCCCGCTTGGCTGCAGCTTCAACACCGGTGTCCAAGCTCGGCGTCCACCTTCAAACGAGAGAGACCGCCTACGATGCCAACTTGCTGCTGCGCGCCGCCGCAAGGCTCTCGCCGCGGGAGCTGGTCTTCACCCTCTGGTCGTCATACATGGGAGACTTGGAGGACATGATCGAGCTGCCATGTTTCAACTGCACCACCTCCATCAAACTGGACACGCAACGATTCCGTGTCCGTGTGGCGGCCGGCGAGTTCACCTCGCTCGAGAGGTTGTCCCTATCCGGCAACATCGACTTTGGCGCCTTGCTACACCGCTGCCAGGTGCTGCGCGAGCTCAGCGTTACCGACATGGATTCGCGGCAGCTATCGCTGCCTCCGACGACGGAGTTCCTCTCGCTCGAGAAGCTGTCGCTCAACGGCAACATCGTCAACCTTGGTACCATGCTCAGACAGTGTCCGCGTCTGCGCGTGCTCAGTGCCACCTTTCGCGGTGTTGAGCCCTGCTCGATCGAGGCGGCACTCCTCACACTCGAAGGGGCAGTGGCACTCGGCCTCGTCGTGTCCCTCCTTGGTATCCACATTGATAGAGGTGGATACAATGTCGACGCCAATCGATTCGCCTCTCTTCTCCGCGCAGCGGCGAGACTATCGCCACAAGATGTCGTCGTCACTCACGAGATATACGGACACGTCACTGTCGACCTGCCATGCTTTCACCATGCAACATCAATCATGATGGACTTGCACTACAACATTTCCTTCACAGTGCTACCGAACAGCGAGTTCTCTGCACTCGAGATGTTGTCCCTATCAGGAAAATGCAGGGTCTTAGACATTGGCACCTTGGTCACCTGTTGCCCACGCCTGCGCACGCTAAAGGCAACTGTAGCAGGAAACATCATAGTCCACTCGGCATTGCTGCAGGAGCTTGATATCGATAGAGATATTGACACCGGGTGTCGTGGCATCGACATAGTAACTCCTGTGCTTAAGCAACTGCAGCTAAAGGTTCGTGCCGGTGGAGACATTGGCGTGTCCATCTCGGCGCCAGCAATAGAGAAGGTCTGGTGGCAGCGATGGTATACAGGGTTGCCTCTTGTTTTTGGTTGTTGGTGGCTCGAGAGGATGAGCATAGAGACGATAGAGAGAAGCCATGTAGACAGCTGGGAAGACTCGTGTTCTCAAATGCAACAGCTTCCACGCTTTCATGTCCTATGCTTGCAGCTATATTCAAGT AATTATTTGGATGCACAGCTGGATTTTGCACAAGAGATGGAGAAACTACCGGTTACCAACTTCTCTCTGTTGGAGCTAAATTTTGAATCATATTCACATGTTTATGGAGCCCTTGTGCTGCATCTGCTTCGAATGCGCCGAATTCGTGCCACTACGAAAAGGCTGAAGGTCGTCTTACCATGTTGGCCCAAG GGGAGAAGCCAAGCATGTCTAGGAAATTGTTTTTGCTATAAGCCAGAGAACTGGAGCTGCCAAAGTGCCTTCTGCACACGTCTTGAAGAAGTGGAGATCCATGACTTTGAAGGACGGGATCACGAGCATGATTTCTTAAAACTGATTTTCAGATGCTCGCCAAAGCTTAAAAGAATGACCGTGAGACTTGCATGCACATTTAAAGGCTGCACTACAAAATTGCACAACATTTTCTTGGCACATCCTTCGGTGAATTGCTATGGTGATTTTAGATAG